A single Neoarius graeffei isolate fNeoGra1 chromosome 23, fNeoGra1.pri, whole genome shotgun sequence DNA region contains:
- the LOC132871397 gene encoding uncharacterized protein LOC132871397, which translates to MVTDAERLVLSHPLVLHTSHDVVHVLKNLSTQHLSAQRRSGYESILLATENLTVKPSSSFDSLAHALQRLLNSQDDFLPSETHDCISSILFETSIRPDLRSTPLLSGDSLFVDGSCSRPSDGVFVCGYSVCRLPDETVEAFSLPFSSAQAAELYALTRACVIAQDTDVTIYTDSRYAFGVAHDFGRIWASRGFTTADGFCVSESCCDNS; encoded by the exons atggtcacggacgctgaacggctggttttgtctcacccgctcgttctccacacctcacatgatgtagtgcacgttttaaagaacctcagtacccagcatttatctgcgcagcgtcgctctggatacgagtctattcttttggccaccgaaaaccttactgttaagccctcctcctcctttgattctctcgcgcacgcgcttcagcgcctcctcaattcacaggatgattttcttccttctgaaacacacgactgcatttctagcattcttttcgagacaagtatccgccccgacttacgctccaccccgttactttcaggtgattcgctgtttgtggacggctcgtgctcacgcccctctgacggcgttttcgtgtgtggttattctgtgtgccgccttcctgatgaaactgttgaagctttttctcttcctttctcctcggctcaggctgccgaactatacgctctaactcgtgcatgtgttattgcccaggacacagacgtcactatctacactgattcacgttacgctttcggcgttgctcacgactttggtcggatttgggcttcgcgtgggttcaccactgcagacg gtttttgtgtttcagaaagttgctgtgacaatagctga